The genomic DNA GGGAACACCAAAGGCGAAGGCATTCAGCTGGTGCATTTCTGACCCTGAGAGACGAAAGCGTGGGGAGCAAAAAGGATTAGATACCCTTGTAGTCCACGCCCTAAACTATGAATACTAGCTGTCTGAAGTATCGACCCTTCAGGTGGCGAAGCTAACGCGTTAAGTATTCCGCCTGGGAAGTACGGTCGCAAGACTAAAACTCAAAGGAATAGACGGGAGCTTGCACAAGCGGTGGAGCGTCTGGTTTAATTCGATGATAAGCGTAGAACCTTACCAGGACTTGAAATTCTAGTGAAACCCCGATGAAAGTCGGGTCTTCTACAAGGACACTAGAACAGGTGCTGCATGGTTGTCGTCAGCTTGTGGCGTGAGTTGCTCCGTTAATTCGGGTAACAAGCGCAACCCCTGTTGTCTGTTATATGTGTCAGACGAAACTGCCCCGTGATACGGGGAGGAAGGTAGGGATGACGCCAAATCAGCATGGCCCTCTGATGTCCTGGGCAACACAGGCGCTACAATGGCCGATACAATGGGTTGCCAAGCCGTAAGGTGGAGCCAATCCCATCAAAGTCGGTCCCAGTTCGGATTGGGGTCTGCAATTCGACCCCATGAAGTTGGAATCGCTAGTAATCGCAGATCAGCTACGCTGCGGTGAATACGTTCTCAAGCTTTGTACTCACTGCCTGTCACACCAGAGAAGCCGGGGGCACCTGACATTCTCGCATTGCGGGACCTAAGGTGAATTCGGTGACTAGGGTGAAGTCATAACAAGGCATCCGTAGGGGAACCTGTGGATGGAAAATATTTTTACTTAGTAACCATTTTGGATGCTAAGGAGAGTCGATTGAATCCGCCTTTGCGTAAAGCTTCGGCGGACAAGAGGGATTTAGATTTTTGTCCAAATAAAAATCAGGCCCGCTTCGACTCGCGAAGCGAGGCGAGTATCAGGATAACTATAAAAGATTTGATTCAAAAAATCCTCCGCGTTGCGGGGGATTTTTAGTTCTCTATTGCATATTGTATTATTTTAGCTGTATAATAGAATTAGTAATTATTAAATAAAAAAAACATTATGGCAGATGTAGCATACTGCGTAAAATGCAGAAAAAAAGAAGAGATGAAAAATGCAGTAGAGGTTAAAATGAAAGGGAAGGGGGGAGACAGAAGGGCATTGAAAGGAATTTGTCCTGTTTGTGGAACTGGAATGTTCAGGATTTTAGGCAAAGCTTAAAAGATTTTAAAAAATCTTATCAAAATTAATCCCGCGACGCGGGATTAATTTTGAGAAGGGCGTGTAGTTCACCGGTAGAACGCTTCACTGATAATGAAGAAGTAGAAGGTTCGACTCCTTCCACGCCCACTCAACTCGTCTTAATTTTGTTCGGGCCTATAGTTTAATGGTAGAACACCGCATTTGCAATGCGGAAATAGCAGTCCGATTCTGCTTAGGTCCACAATTAAAAAATCTCGCTATGCGAGATTTTTTAATATTTTAATTCATCTTATTTTTTCATTTCTTCTCCAATCTTATATACATCTCCCGCGCCGAGAAAGAGAATAATACTATTTTTATCAGTATTTTGTTCCAAATAGTTTTTTATTTCGTCAAAACTACTGATGTATTTCGCATTGACGGTCTGCATTGCTTTAACTAAATCTTTGGAATGGATTGTGTGGTCATCTTTTTCACGCGTAGCATAGATATCAGTGATAATAACTTCATTTGCCAAATTAAAACTTTCTGCAAAATCATTTAATAAAAGTTTTGTGCGCGAATATAAATGCGGTTGGAAAACAACAATCAGTTTATAGTTTGGATATTGTTCGTTGCAGGTTTTTAAAGTTGCTTTTATTTCTGTGGGGTGGTGGCCGTAGTCATTGTAAAGTAATGCGCCATTTTTTGCATTGCCCATAAATTCAAACCTGCGCCAGGTGCCAGTATAATTTTTTAGGATTTTTAAAGCGGTTTTTTCTTCTATTCCGCACAATTTGGCCGCGTCAAACGCGGCTTGCGCATTTTTAAGATTGTGTTCGCCGGGAATGGATAATTTAATATCGGCTTTTCCTTCATTATAATCAATTATCTTTGCCAATTGGTTTATTTTTTTTGCTTTTTTAATTGCTTTGTCCGTATTTTCGTCATTTAAATCGCAGATAATATATTCTTTTGTTTTGGCGATTAATTTTGCAAAAGCATTTTGGATGTTTTCAATATTTTCATAATAATCCAAATGGTCACTATCAATATTTAAAATTACGAGAATATTCGGAGTCAGGTTCAAGAATGATTCTTTATATTCGCAGGCTTCAACAATAA from Patescibacteria group bacterium includes the following:
- the murC gene encoding UDP-N-acetylmuramate--L-alanine ligase, with the protein product MFDHVKKIHFIGIGGVGVSAIARMARLKGIKVTGSDISAGKTTERIEKIGGKVFIDHKKENLPSDTNMIIYSPAITEDNPELIYGRTLNIPIYSYPEILGLISKDMYTIAISGAHGKTTTTSMLAELMIYGNLDPTVVVGGFLKKQEDNFVLGSSKYFIVEACEYKESFLNLTPNILVILNIDSDHLDYYENIENIQNAFAKLIAKTKEYIICDLNDENTDKAIKKAKKINQLAKIIDYNEGKADIKLSIPGEHNLKNAQAAFDAAKLCGIEEKTALKILKNYTGTWRRFEFMGNAKNGALLYNDYGHHPTEIKATLKTCNEQYPNYKLIVVFQPHLYSRTKLLLNDFAESFNLANEVIITDIYATREKDDHTIHSKDLVKAMQTVNAKYISSFDEIKNYLEQNTDKNSIILFLGAGDVYKIGEEMKK